The sequence CCCAAAGCTTTCACTTCGGGATTTGATATATTATGCATCTCTGTTTACATCGAATGTTTCTAAGTAATGTGCAACTCTTTGTACAAATTGTCCTCCTAATGAACCATCAACTACACGGTGATCGTATGAGTGAGATAAGAACATTTTTTGACGGATTCCGATAAAGTCACCTTCTGGAGTTTCAATAACTGCAGGTACTTTACGAATCGCACCTAAAGCTAAGATTCCAACTTGTGGTTGATTGATAATTGGTGTTCCAAAAACAGAACCAAAAGTACCAACATTAGTAACAGTGTAAGTTCCACCTTGTGTATCGTCTGGTTTTAATTTACCCATTCTTGCACGGTTTGCTAAATCGTTAACCGCTTTAGCCATACCAACTAAGTTTAATTGGTCAGCATTTTTAATCACAGGAACAATTAAGTTACCGTTTGGTAAAGCAGCAGCCATTCCTAAATTGATGTTTTTACGTTTGATGATGTAATCGCCATCAACAGAAATATTCATCATTGGGAAATCTTTCAGTGCTTTTGCAACCGCTTCCATGAAAATTGGCGTGAAAGTTAATTTCTCTCCGTCACGTTTTTCATAGATACCTTTCATTTTGTTTCTCCATTTCACGATGTTTGTAACGTCAACTTCGATGAAAGATTGAACGTGAGCAGCCGTCTGAACCGACTGAACCATGTGATGTGAAATGATTTTACGCATACGGTCCATCTCGATAATCTCGTCTTGACCGTTTACTGAAACTGGAGCTGCTTTTGTAGCCGTTTGTGCAGCAACAGCTGGCGCAGGTGCAGCAGCTTGTTTTACTGGAGCAGCGGCAGCAGGCTGATTTCCTCTATTTTTAACGTAATCTAAAATATCTGTTTTAGTGATTCTTCCGTCTTTTCCTGTTCCGTTCATAGCTTCTAATTCAGCCATAGAAACACCTTCTTCTTTAGCGATATTTTTCACTAATGGAGAAAAGAATTTATCAGACGAAGAAAAATCTTGAGTTGTAACTTCTTTAGCAACTTCAACAGTTTTTTCAACTTGAGCAGCAGCAGCTTCAACTTTGGCAGCAGGTGCAGCAGCTACATCTCCACCTTCTGTTTCAATAATAGCAATTGTTTGACCTACTTGAACCACATCGTCAACACTGAAAAGTACTTCAACGATTGTTCCTGAAACTTCAGAAGGAACTTCGCTATCTACCTTATCGGTAGCAATTTCAACAACTGTTTCGTCTTGCTCAACAGTATCTCCAACGTTTTTAACCCAATTTGTAATCGTTGCTTCTGCAACACTTTCACCCATTTTAGGTAATTTCAATTCAAACCTTGCCATATATTTAATCAAAAGTTGTGTTTAATGAATAGTTTTACAAATTTAATATTATTTTCGGTTTTTTCTAACAAAATTGAAAATTTCACATTATTTCAATGATAAAACTTCTCCTCTATCATTTTTATCATTACTTCCTAAAAAATATTCAGAATTTATAGGTTTTATCTTGAATGTAAAGCCGTAATTCTTGAATCGTTGTAATAATTTTATGTAATCTTGATGAGAAAAATAAGTAGAATCGTACAATATCTCTATTTTATTCTCTTTATTTTTTTCTAAATAAGAATTTAATTCTTCAATTTCAGACAATTCAATAATCGAAATATCATTATGCTGTTTAGATAAATTTGACTTTTTAGAAAAATGCACATATTCAGTTGGATTGTTTTTTTCTTTAACTACTTCAGATTTTTTCTTGAAAGCGAAAATGGTAATTCCAACATTCATCATCACATCAAAAACAAACGAAGACGTAAAATGCTTACGATAAAAAAACTGCATCGCTTCTTTAAAACGTTTCATATAAGTTCCGTCTTTTAAAGTACTTTCACCTTTGAAATGAATACACGAAACTTCAGAAAAATAGTAATTCTTTTTACCTTCTTTCAAACTTAAATACGATAAATCGATATCGTCCGAATACATAAAACAGCCTTCATCAAATCCACCAACTTTTAGATACAATTCGCGTTCTAAAAACATAAATGCACCAACTAAAATATCTACATTTCCGTTTTCATCTTCGGAAAGATGTTGGGCATAATATTGATTAAAAAGTTTTGATTTTGGAAAGAATTTATAAAGTCCTAAAACTTTTGTAAAAGCAACCCAAGGCGTCGGAATTCCACGTTTACTTTCGGGAAGAAATTGACCTGAACCATCAATTAGTTTACATCCTAAAATTCCGAAATCAGGTAGTTTTTTGATATGATTTAAAATCGAGGTAAATGTATTTTCAGACACAATCGTATCTGGATTTAAAATACAAAGATATTTTCCTTTAGCAATTCCAACGCCTTGGTTATTTCCTTTTGGAAAACCGGCATTGTAATCATTAAATATATAAGGAATATTTGGAAAAATATCTTGCATCATTTCCTTTGAACCGTCAGTTGAATTATTATCGACAACGATAATCTCTGCCTCGATATTTTCAATGGCTTTTTGGACACTTTTGATACAAGCTTCTAAAAAATACTTGACGTTGTAATTTAAAATGATAACCGATAATTGCATAAAACAAATATAATTTTAAAAATATAGAAAGCATAAAAAAAGTCCGAAACTTTCGCTTCGGACTTTGATTTTATAATGATTTAGAATTAGTCGTTTTTAAAACGTTTTCTATCTGTTTCGTTTAAATAAATTTTACGTAAACGTAAAGATTTTGGAGTTACTTCAACGTACTCATCTTTTTGGATGTACTCTAAAGCTTCTTCTAATGAGAATTTGATTGCAGGAATAATTCTTGCTTTATCATCTGCTCCTGACGAACGAACGTTAGATAACTTTTTAGTTTTAGTTACGTTAACTGTCATATCATCTTGACGAGAATTTTCTCCAATAACTTGTCCTTCGTAAATATCTTCGTTAGGGTCAACAAAGAATTTACCACGGTCTTGTAATTTATCGATAGAATAAGGAATAGCTTTTCCGTTTTCCATAGAAATTAACGAACCGTTGTTACGTCCAGCGATTTCACCTTTGTATGGTTGATATTCTAAGAAACGGTGTGCCATAATTGCCTCACCTGCTGTTGCAGTTAATAATTGGTTACGCAAACCGATGATTCCACGAGATGGGATGATAAATTTAATAATCATACGCTCACCTTTTGGTTCCATTGATAACATTTCTCCTTTACGTAATGTTACGAATTCAACCGCACGACCTGATAAATTTTCAGGAATATCGATTGTTAATTCCTCAATTGGTTCACATTTTTTACCATCAATTTCTTTGATGATAACTTGTGGTTGACCAATTTGTAATTCGTAACCTTCACGACGCATTGTTTCAATTAATACTGATAAGTGAAGTACACCACGACCGAATACCATGAATTTATCTGCAGAATCAGTTTCGTTAACACGTAATGCTAAGTTTTTTTCTAATTCTTTCGTTAAACGGTCTTTAATGTGACGAGAAGTTACAAATTTACCTTCTTTACCAAAGAAAGGCGAATCGTTAATTGTAAACAACATACTCATTGTTGGCTCATCAATTGAGATGGTTTTTAATCCTTCTGGATTTTCAAAATCAGCAATACAATCTCCAATTTCGAAACCTTCAATACCAACAACTGCACAAATATCACCCGCACGAACAGATTCTACTTTCTTTCTACCTAAACCTTCGAATGTAAATAATTCTTTGATTCTAGATTTAACGATTGAACCGTCGCGTTTAACCAATGAAACTTGCATTCCTTCTTTTAAAGTTCCACGGTGTAAACGACCAATTGCGATACGACCTGTGAATGAAGAGAAATCTAAAGATGTGATTAACATTTGAGGAGTTCCTTCTAATTCTTCTGCAGCTGGAATATGATTGATAACCATTTCTAATAACGGCTCCATAGAATCAGTTTGAACTTTCCAATCATCAGACATCCAGTTGTTTTTAGCAGAACCATAAACCGCAGGGAAATCTAATTGCCATTCTTCAGCACCTAATTCGAACATTAAATCGAAAACTTTTTCGTGAACTTCTTCAGGAGTACAGTTTTCTTTATCAACTTTATTAATAACC comes from Flavobacterium sp. I3-2 and encodes:
- a CDS encoding glycosyltransferase family 2 protein; this translates as MQLSVIILNYNVKYFLEACIKSVQKAIENIEAEIIVVDNNSTDGSKEMMQDIFPNIPYIFNDYNAGFPKGNNQGVGIAKGKYLCILNPDTIVSENTFTSILNHIKKLPDFGILGCKLIDGSGQFLPESKRGIPTPWVAFTKVLGLYKFFPKSKLFNQYYAQHLSEDENGNVDILVGAFMFLERELYLKVGGFDEGCFMYSDDIDLSYLSLKEGKKNYYFSEVSCIHFKGESTLKDGTYMKRFKEAMQFFYRKHFTSSFVFDVMMNVGITIFAFKKKSEVVKEKNNPTEYVHFSKKSNLSKQHNDISIIELSEIEELNSYLEKNKENKIEILYDSTYFSHQDYIKLLQRFKNYGFTFKIKPINSEYFLGSNDKNDRGEVLSLK
- the typA gene encoding translational GTPase TypA, with translation MTQIRNIAIIAHVDHGKTTMVDKIMYHCQLFRENENTGDLILDNNDIERERGITIVSKNVSVQYKGTKINIIDTPGHADFGGEVERVLNMADGVLLIVDAFEGPMPQTRFVLQKAIELGLKPCVVINKVDKENCTPEEVHEKVFDLMFELGAEEWQLDFPAVYGSAKNNWMSDDWKVQTDSMEPLLEMVINHIPAAEELEGTPQMLITSLDFSSFTGRIAIGRLHRGTLKEGMQVSLVKRDGSIVKSRIKELFTFEGLGRKKVESVRAGDICAVVGIEGFEIGDCIADFENPEGLKTISIDEPTMSMLFTINDSPFFGKEGKFVTSRHIKDRLTKELEKNLALRVNETDSADKFMVFGRGVLHLSVLIETMRREGYELQIGQPQVIIKEIDGKKCEPIEELTIDIPENLSGRAVEFVTLRKGEMLSMEPKGERMIIKFIIPSRGIIGLRNQLLTATAGEAIMAHRFLEYQPYKGEIAGRNNGSLISMENGKAIPYSIDKLQDRGKFFVDPNEDIYEGQVIGENSRQDDMTVNVTKTKKLSNVRSSGADDKARIIPAIKFSLEEALEYIQKDEYVEVTPKSLRLRKIYLNETDRKRFKND
- a CDS encoding dihydrolipoamide acetyltransferase family protein, yielding MARFELKLPKMGESVAEATITNWVKNVGDTVEQDETVVEIATDKVDSEVPSEVSGTIVEVLFSVDDVVQVGQTIAIIETEGGDVAAAPAAKVEAAAAQVEKTVEVAKEVTTQDFSSSDKFFSPLVKNIAKEEGVSMAELEAMNGTGKDGRITKTDILDYVKNRGNQPAAAAPVKQAAAPAPAVAAQTATKAAPVSVNGQDEIIEMDRMRKIISHHMVQSVQTAAHVQSFIEVDVTNIVKWRNKMKGIYEKRDGEKLTFTPIFMEAVAKALKDFPMMNISVDGDYIIKRKNINLGMAAALPNGNLIVPVIKNADQLNLVGMAKAVNDLANRARMGKLKPDDTQGGTYTVTNVGTFGSVFGTPIINQPQVGILALGAIRKVPAVIETPEGDFIGIRQKMFLSHSYDHRVVDGSLGGQFVQRVAHYLETFDVNRDA